AAGTGTCCGAAGAATCGTCTCAGTTCCCGGTTTTTTCCTTCCGTAATTGTTACACGGAGCTTGGTATAGCTCTTTCCTTCGGAGCGGATCTCGAAGTGCGCAAAGGGGGCGAATTCCATACCGTATATTTTACTTTTTTCATGGCCTCCGGCTCTTGCATCGTCCAGGACCAGCCCCTCGTTCATCGCCGCAACCATCTCCTGTGTGACAGGTTTATCGATCTTGAGGTTGTAGGTACGCTCCAGATCGCTATCCATAAGCGCCGTAACAACTTCTACAGAGTCCGTGAGGATCAAAAGTCCTTCTGAGGCATAGTCCAGCCTTCCTACAGGCACAAAATGCCTGAATTTGCCCGGAAGCTTGTGGTAGATGGTTGCACGTCCCCGGTCATCCTTTTTAGTCACCAGCACCCCTTTGGGTTTGTTATAGACAATGACGGTTATCTCGTTGCTTGGCTTGACCGGTCTGCCTTTGACATAGATATGGTCACCCTCCTGCACATCATAGGCAAAATCCCGAAGTACTTTTTTATTCAGCGTGACTTCTCCCTCTTCGATCAGCCTGTCGGCCTCACGTCGTGAGTATTTTGTGTGGTGTGCGATGTATTTATTCAGTCTCATATGTGTTCCTGTCTTGTTTATCTGCTTTTGATCCCCGCATTGACAAGGTCATGGATATGCAGTACTCCGATGATCTTTCCGGCTTCATCCGTGATCGGCAGAAGCTGTATACGTTCATTCTCTATAATTTCCAATGCTTCACTCGCAAGCAGCTCGGTATTGCTGTAACTCTTGGGGTGTTGCGTTGCATAGTCAACAACAGGCTGCTCCATACTGAAATCCTCACGCATCAAGGCACGCCTGAGATCACCATCACTTAGCAAAGCGGTGAAAGCATCATTTTCATCTACAACGAGTACGGTACCGAGCTTCCCTTCGCTCATAGCCACTACGGCCTCTTTGAGTGGTGTATTCTCTTTGATCACAGGAAGGTTTTCCGTACGCATCAGGTCTTTGATCTTGACAAACAACCTTTTACCCAGGGAACCTCCCGGATGGAATGAGGCAAAATCCTCTTTTCTGAATCCTCTTTTGTGCATCAGTGCGACCGCAAGAGCATCTCCGAGAGCCATAGTAAGCGTTGTTGAAGTTGTCGGGGCTACATTGAGCGGACAGGCCTCCTTCTCCACAGAGATATCGATCCAGACATCCGCATAACGTGCCAGTGTCGAATCGGCATTGCCTGTCAGGCCGATCAGTTGTATCTCAAAGCGTTTGATATGTGGCAGTATCTTGGTCAATTCTTCACTTTCTCCGCTGCTGCTGATCGCAAGCAGTGTGTCATCCTTTCCAATCATCCCCAGATCACCGTGCAAGGCTTCAGTAGGATGCAAAAAGAAACTCGAAGTACCCGTAGAGGCAAAGGTGGCTGCCATTTTGGCACCGACAAGACCGGATTTCCCTACCCCCGTAACGATCAGCTTGCCTTTGGTGGAAAAGATCGTCTCTATCACATCCAAAAAATTCTGGTCAAGACGCTCTGTCATGGTCAGCAGGGCTTCTGCTTCCGTCTGAAATGTTTCCTGTGCGATTTGAATAAGATCCATGCTTCTGCTTTAAAATTAAGATATGTATTTGTGATTATAACATAGGGGCACATCTAATAACCCTAGATGCTCATAATGGATTTTGCAAATGTAAGATTTTGCAAGAGGCTTTCAAGTCCTAGCCAAAGCTAAGACGAAGTAAGCATCTTGTGAAAGATTGCGTTTGCAAAGTCCACCCTCTGGGCATTTCCAGCTTTCGCCTATACGTTGTTACTCTTTCTTGACTTAGCTACGGCTAGGCCTGCAAAAGAGTGCCTAGTCTAGACAAAAGCTGGTAATGTTATGAACATCTGGGGTTATTAGAGGTGCCCATAGATGTAAGCCGGGGCACCCCTTACCCCGACAAATGAGGATTATACGATAAAGACCGTAGGGATGATGAGCGGATAGCGCTTTTTGCTGCGGATCACATGCTTACGCACTGCATTACGGATCTCGTTCTCAACATGGATATGGTCCTTCAGGCCTTCTCCTTTCATATTGAGAAGCATTGTTTCAAGCAGTAGTTCGATCTCTTTGGCGAATTTCTTGTCTTCTTTGTCAGGAACAAGGCCATGGGTATAAACCACCGGTTTACCAACCAT
This DNA window, taken from Sulfurovum lithotrophicum, encodes the following:
- a CDS encoding pseudouridine synthase, whose translation is MRLNKYIAHHTKYSRREADRLIEEGEVTLNKKVLRDFAYDVQEGDHIYVKGRPVKPSNEITVIVYNKPKGVLVTKKDDRGRATIYHKLPGKFRHFVPVGRLDYASEGLLILTDSVEVVTALMDSDLERTYNLKIDKPVTQEMVAAMNEGLVLDDARAGGHEKSKIYGMEFAPFAHFEIRSEGKSYTKLRVTITEGKNRELRRFFGHFDAKVLDLKRVAYGGIELNNLPTNKTRFFSRKEYDDLHKFMKQLKAEKKTEVKNRANALKQEEANKKDKKSAKKD
- a CDS encoding KpsF/GutQ family sugar-phosphate isomerase codes for the protein MDLIQIAQETFQTEAEALLTMTERLDQNFLDVIETIFSTKGKLIVTGVGKSGLVGAKMAATFASTGTSSFFLHPTEALHGDLGMIGKDDTLLAISSSGESEELTKILPHIKRFEIQLIGLTGNADSTLARYADVWIDISVEKEACPLNVAPTTSTTLTMALGDALAVALMHKRGFRKEDFASFHPGGSLGKRLFVKIKDLMRTENLPVIKENTPLKEAVVAMSEGKLGTVLVVDENDAFTALLSDGDLRRALMREDFSMEQPVVDYATQHPKSYSNTELLASEALEIIENERIQLLPITDEAGKIIGVLHIHDLVNAGIKSR